The Hymenobacter sp. GOD-10R genome includes a window with the following:
- a CDS encoding DUF4126 family protein yields the protein MATKFWQAIGLGVLAGMRSMTAPALLSHSLSNNPTKKLGKSRLRFMQSPTTAKVLTVMAGGEIVGDKLPNAPDRTAPPVLGGRIVSGALVGAATYKASGGKPLKGALLGSAAAIASTYGMLALRKYLGKATGLPDTVWGITEDATTITSGLALLKDPAYAKNKAREAKRKDVKKAKRPRLAKTS from the coding sequence ATGGCAACCAAATTCTGGCAGGCAATAGGCCTAGGTGTGCTGGCCGGCATGCGCAGCATGACGGCTCCGGCCCTACTCAGCCACTCTCTCTCGAACAATCCCACAAAGAAGCTAGGCAAGTCGCGCCTGCGCTTCATGCAGTCGCCCACCACCGCCAAGGTGCTAACGGTAATGGCCGGGGGCGAAATAGTGGGCGACAAGCTACCGAACGCTCCTGATCGAACGGCACCACCCGTATTAGGGGGGCGCATTGTGTCGGGGGCCTTGGTAGGTGCCGCTACCTACAAAGCCTCGGGCGGCAAACCGCTGAAAGGAGCCTTGCTCGGCAGTGCTGCTGCCATTGCCTCTACCTACGGCATGTTGGCGCTCCGCAAATACCTAGGCAAAGCTACTGGCTTACCCGACACGGTGTGGGGCATCACGGAAGATGCAACAACCATTACAAGCGGTTTAGCACTCTTGAAGGACCCCGCCTACGCAAAGAACAAGGCCCGCGAAGCAAAGCGCAAAGACGTGAAAAAAGCCAAACGCCCACGCCTTGCCAAGACTAGCTAA